The following are encoded in a window of Geotrypetes seraphini chromosome 5, aGeoSer1.1, whole genome shotgun sequence genomic DNA:
- the ALDOA gene encoding fructose-bisphosphate aldolase A, translating to MPHEYPAFTPEQKKELSDIAHRIVAHGKGILAADESTGSIAKRLSSINVENTEEHRRFYRQLLFTADERVNPCIGGVILFDETMRHKTDAGKLFTHVIHEKGGVVGIKVDKGVVPLAGTNGETTTQGLDGLAERCAQYKKEGADFAKWRCVLKISDHTPSHLAIIENANVLARYASICQQHGIVPIVEPEVLPDGDHDLKRCQYITQKVLAAVYKALSDHHIYLEGTLLKPNMVTPGHACTKKYTPEEVAMATVTALRRTVPPAVAGITFLSGGQSEEEATIHLNAINKCPLPKPWPLTFSFGRALQASALKIWGGKKENVKAAQEEYTKRALANSQAAQGKYVPSGHAGAAAGESLFISNHAY from the exons ATGCCTCACGAATACCCAGCATTTACCCCTGAGCAGAAGAAGGAGCTCTCGGACATCGCCCACCGCATCGTTGCCCATGGCAAAGGCATCCTTGCTGCAGATGAGTCCACTG GCAGCATTGCCAAACGCCTGAGCTCAATCAATGTGGAAAATACCGAGGAGCACCGCCGCTTCTATCGCCAGCTGCTCTTCACCGCTGATGAGCGGGTGAACCCCTGCATTGGGGGAGTCATTCTCTTTGATGAAACCATGCGACACAAGACCGATGCTGGCAAATTATTTACCCACGTCATTCATGAGAAGGGTGGTGTTGTGGGCATAAAG gtggacaaaggtgttGTGCCCCTGGCAGGAACAAATGGAGAGACCACCACACAGG GGTTGGATGGGCTGGCTGAGCGCTGTGCTCAGTACAAGAAAGAGGGTGCAGATTTCGCAAAATGGCGCTGTGTGCTGAAGATCTCCGACCATACCCCCTCCCATCTTGCCATCATAGAGAATGCTAATGTGTTGGCACGCTATGCCAGCATTTGCCAGCAG CATGGCATTGTTCCCATTGTGGAGCCCGAGGTGTTGCCTGATGGGGATCATGATCTGAAGCGCTGCCAGTATATCACACAGAAG GTCTTGGCTGCAGTCTATAAGGCTCTGAGCGACCACCATATCTACCTGGAGGGAACCCTGCTGAAACCCAACATGGTGACCCCTGGTCATGCCTGCACTAAGAAATACACTCCTGAAGAGGTTGCTATGGCAACTGTCACCGCCCTACGTCGCACCGTTCCCCCAGCAGTTGCTG GAATCACCTTTCTATCTGGAGGCCAGAGTGAGGAGGAGGCCACAATCCATCTGAATGCCATAAACAAATGCCCTCTGCCCAAGCCTTGGCCTCTTACCTTTTCCTTTGGCCGTGCCCTGCAGGCCTCTGCTCTCAAGATTTGGGGAGGCAAGAAAGAGAATGTTAAAGCTGCACAAGAGGAGTACACAAAGCGTGCACTG GCTAACAGCCAGGCTGCCCAGGGCAAGTACGTTCCCAGTGGACATGCTGGAGCTGCGGCTGGAGAATCCCTCTTTATTTCCAACCATGCCTACTAA